A genomic segment from Propionibacteriaceae bacterium ZF39 encodes:
- a CDS encoding alpha/beta hydrolase, which yields MTTHVERGFGESLVFIPPLGGTAALFETQLAEFSRDYRTIAVTLTGNGDAADLDAPVEEIIRAQANEIALLLRDLAVRRAHIVGVGYGGAVAQRFALDHPASVRRLVLCDTWGDTTARTPTEKALALAIRSSSLAYRALPKKFLAGATLNTYVRWPAAGKVLADQMRSARLPELRQQFKAYTSIRFAPELRTLTCPTLCLVGDSAPWLVALGRRLAMTIPDARLEVLKNAYEPSHLTQPALFNEAVRRFLAKPSS from the coding sequence ATGACCACCCACGTCGAGCGCGGCTTCGGTGAATCGCTGGTATTCATCCCGCCGCTGGGCGGCACGGCCGCGCTCTTCGAGACCCAGCTCGCGGAGTTCTCCCGCGACTATCGCACCATCGCCGTGACCCTCACCGGCAATGGCGACGCCGCCGATCTCGACGCGCCCGTCGAGGAGATCATCCGCGCGCAGGCCAATGAGATCGCCCTACTGCTCCGCGACCTGGCCGTTCGCCGCGCCCACATCGTGGGTGTGGGCTATGGCGGGGCGGTTGCCCAGCGCTTCGCGCTCGACCATCCGGCGTCCGTACGCCGGCTCGTCCTGTGCGACACGTGGGGCGACACAACCGCGCGTACGCCGACGGAAAAGGCCCTCGCCCTGGCCATCCGGAGCAGTTCGCTCGCCTACCGCGCACTGCCGAAGAAGTTCCTTGCCGGCGCGACGCTCAACACCTATGTCCGCTGGCCGGCCGCAGGCAAGGTGCTGGCCGATCAGATGCGATCAGCCCGCCTGCCCGAGCTGCGCCAGCAGTTCAAGGCCTACACGTCGATCCGCTTCGCTCCCGAGCTGCGTACGCTCACCTGCCCGACCCTTTGTCTCGTGGGCGACAGCGCACCCTGGCTGGTGGCTCTGGGGCGACGACTGGCCATGACCATCCCCGATGCCCGACTCGAGGTGCTCAAGAACGCCTACGAGCCGTCCCATCTCACCCAGCCGGCGCTGTTCAACGAAGCCGTGCGTCGGTTCCTGGCCAAGCCGTCGTCCTGA
- a CDS encoding antibiotic biosynthesis monooxygenase — MSEEVVDSTVVTRIARRRALPGHEHAYEENVREMFERMKEHQGFAGAEIIPPESPGCAYQVVVNFDSEADLAAWDNSGDRRAIFAKMRDHAEGEPQHRRLNALEEWFVGPSVPATTKPPRWKTAIVTWMGIWPLASLFIWLGGFWNPGFKNLPFLATTAVNVALIVLTMTFLVAPVLTKLMRPFLVGKPQTD, encoded by the coding sequence ATGTCAGAAGAAGTTGTCGATTCCACAGTCGTGACCCGCATCGCGCGGCGTCGAGCGCTGCCGGGCCATGAGCACGCCTACGAAGAAAATGTCCGCGAAATGTTCGAGCGGATGAAGGAGCACCAGGGTTTTGCGGGTGCCGAGATCATCCCGCCCGAATCTCCCGGCTGCGCCTATCAGGTCGTGGTCAATTTCGACTCCGAAGCCGATCTGGCTGCTTGGGACAATTCTGGCGATCGCAGGGCGATCTTCGCCAAGATGCGTGACCACGCCGAGGGCGAGCCCCAACACCGGCGTCTCAACGCGCTCGAGGAATGGTTCGTCGGGCCGTCCGTGCCTGCCACCACCAAACCGCCCCGCTGGAAGACCGCCATCGTGACCTGGATGGGCATCTGGCCGTTGGCGTCGCTGTTCATCTGGCTCGGCGGGTTCTGGAATCCGGGGTTCAAGAACCTCCCCTTCCTCGCCACCACCGCCGTGAACGTCGCGCTCATCGTCCTCACGATGACCTTCCTGGTCGCTCCCGTCCTGACCAAGTTGATGCGCCCGTTCCTCGTCGGCAAGCCGCAGACCGACTGA
- a CDS encoding SDR family oxidoreductase — MSGFRPQPHNVAYVAAKHGVIGLTKVAALEHGKDGIRVNAVAPGAIDTPMLQSALHDAGINPEEFAPALSLLGRFAAGREIAQACLWLASDLSSYVTATCIDVDAGYTNR, encoded by the coding sequence GTGTCCGGCTTCCGCCCCCAGCCCCACAATGTGGCCTACGTTGCGGCCAAGCACGGCGTGATCGGCCTGACCAAGGTCGCCGCACTCGAGCACGGCAAGGACGGCATCCGTGTCAATGCCGTCGCACCGGGCGCGATCGACACCCCCATGCTGCAGAGCGCCCTGCACGACGCCGGAATCAACCCGGAGGAGTTCGCCCCGGCCCTGTCCCTGCTGGGCCGCTTCGCAGCCGGTCGCGAGATCGCCCAGGCGTGCCTGTGGTTGGCTTCCGACCTGTCGAGCTATGTCACGGCCACCTGCATCGACGTGGACGCCGGCTACACGAACCGCTGA
- a CDS encoding RidA family protein — MSKVKAIMPDSLPASGAQPSNYSYGVLAGDTLHIAGMVSFASDGSIVGEGDVEAQIEQAFTNMKAVVEAAGGTMDNIVQTTTYLVHTTDAPKVSEARHRWFTGPVPPTHTVVGVAALGRPAFLVEIEATAYLG, encoded by the coding sequence ATGTCCAAGGTCAAGGCGATCATGCCCGACTCCCTGCCGGCCTCGGGTGCCCAGCCCAGCAACTATTCCTATGGCGTGCTCGCCGGTGACACCCTCCACATCGCCGGCATGGTGTCGTTCGCCTCCGACGGTTCGATCGTCGGCGAAGGCGATGTCGAGGCCCAGATCGAGCAGGCCTTCACCAACATGAAGGCCGTCGTCGAGGCAGCCGGCGGCACCATGGACAACATCGTCCAGACGACCACGTATCTCGTCCACACCACCGATGCGCCCAAGGTTTCCGAGGCTCGCCACCGCTGGTTCACCGGGCCCGTGCCCCCCACCCACACCGTCGTGGGCGTCGCGGCCCTCGGCCGGCCGGCGTTCCTGGTCGAGATCGAGGCGACTGCCTACCTGGGCTGA
- a CDS encoding response regulator transcription factor — protein sequence MSTPEASAIRVVVVDDHPIVRDGLIGIFAREQDLAVVGEASDGREALVVIEQTAPDVVIMDLRMPGGDGVTAIRALQKRGNPARILVLTTYDTDRDILAAVQAGADGYLLKDAPRAELVRAIRDVAAGRPVLTPRALEALTARRRDVALTPREVEVLKVIAGGGTNRTAAETLMVSEATVKTHLVRAYEKLGVNDRAAAVRVAFERGLI from the coding sequence ATGAGTACGCCGGAGGCCTCGGCCATCCGGGTTGTTGTGGTCGACGATCACCCGATCGTGCGCGACGGGCTGATCGGCATCTTTGCGCGCGAGCAGGACCTGGCAGTCGTCGGCGAGGCCAGCGACGGCCGCGAGGCGCTCGTGGTGATCGAACAGACCGCACCGGATGTCGTGATCATGGACCTCCGCATGCCCGGCGGCGACGGGGTGACAGCAATCCGGGCATTGCAGAAGCGCGGGAACCCGGCGCGCATTCTCGTCCTGACCACCTATGACACCGATCGCGACATCCTCGCGGCCGTCCAGGCGGGGGCGGATGGTTATCTGCTCAAGGACGCCCCGCGGGCCGAACTCGTGCGGGCGATCCGGGATGTCGCCGCAGGCCGGCCGGTGCTGACGCCGCGAGCCTTGGAGGCCCTGACCGCGCGTCGACGCGATGTGGCGCTGACTCCGCGGGAGGTCGAGGTGCTGAAAGTCATTGCCGGCGGCGGCACCAACCGCACCGCAGCCGAGACGCTGATGGTCTCCGAGGCGACGGTGAAGACGCACTTGGTGCGGGCCTACGAAAAACTCGGGGTCAATGACCGCGCCGCCGCCGTTCGGGTGGCCTTCGAGCGCGGACTGATCTGA
- a CDS encoding sensor histidine kinase — MESGTARATAVLDSVQIGLALLALVGSLPLRGILVSDRQLPLIIALTLVLVGYRVWLSTGDRGERVRRVGFWVTAPIVFALVWMSPLYGLYAFTGYIEGPALPRGAQRWAALIVTAISTALAQIGGPRSGLFSPGIYGVILAVNIAIAVMIALLEKERERGVTKLQRTVAELREAEARNAALQEQLVTQAREAGTIDERQRLSREIHDTVAQSLVGIITQLEAADAGDEAERAARLDRVRDTARQALGEARRAVRALASPRLDERSLPDALAGLVADVNHSGIDARLVTDGEAYPSRGDAELIRICQEALSNVTRHAGASRVVVTLGYDPEEVRLDVRDDGIGFDPAAPTAGHGLRGMRERVALLGGTLEIEAPEGGSCTVSVAIPR; from the coding sequence ATGGAATCCGGCACGGCGCGCGCGACGGCAGTTCTCGACAGCGTGCAGATCGGCCTGGCCCTGCTCGCCCTCGTCGGGTCCCTGCCCCTGCGCGGGATCCTGGTCTCCGATCGCCAGCTGCCCCTGATCATCGCCCTGACACTCGTTCTCGTCGGCTATCGGGTGTGGTTGAGCACGGGCGATCGGGGCGAGAGGGTACGCCGGGTGGGGTTCTGGGTTACGGCCCCGATCGTGTTCGCCCTGGTGTGGATGTCCCCTCTGTATGGGCTGTACGCGTTCACGGGCTACATCGAGGGGCCGGCACTCCCGAGAGGTGCCCAGCGTTGGGCCGCTCTGATCGTGACGGCGATCAGCACTGCGCTCGCCCAGATCGGTGGCCCGCGTTCCGGCCTGTTCTCGCCGGGGATCTATGGCGTGATCCTCGCTGTGAATATCGCCATCGCCGTGATGATCGCGCTGCTCGAGAAGGAGCGGGAGCGCGGCGTGACGAAGCTCCAGAGGACCGTCGCCGAACTCCGGGAGGCCGAGGCCCGCAATGCCGCGCTGCAGGAACAATTGGTGACCCAGGCCCGCGAGGCCGGCACGATCGACGAACGGCAGCGCCTGTCCCGCGAAATCCACGACACCGTGGCGCAGAGCCTGGTCGGCATCATCACCCAGCTCGAGGCGGCCGACGCGGGCGATGAAGCCGAACGCGCGGCGCGTCTCGATCGGGTGCGCGACACCGCACGCCAGGCGCTCGGCGAGGCCCGGCGAGCCGTCCGCGCGCTGGCTTCCCCGCGCCTGGACGAGCGGTCGTTGCCCGATGCCCTGGCCGGTCTGGTGGCCGACGTCAACCACAGCGGAATCGACGCGAGGCTGGTGACCGACGGGGAGGCGTACCCCAGCCGCGGCGATGCCGAGCTCATCCGCATCTGCCAGGAGGCCCTGTCGAATGTGACCCGCCATGCCGGCGCCTCACGTGTGGTGGTCACGTTGGGCTACGACCCCGAGGAGGTCCGACTCGATGTGCGCGACGACGGCATCGGGTTCGATCCGGCGGCGCCGACCGCCGGGCATGGGTTGCGCGGGATGCGGGAACGAGTCGCGCTCCTCGGTGGGACGCTGGAGATCGAGGCCCCGGAGGGAGGGAGTTGCACCGTGAGCGTGGCGATTCCGCGATGA
- a CDS encoding ABC transporter permease, with product MTTVSLTSPRAASTWSALLRTESRLLARQPAILIWTVILPVAAIIVMAAIPAARRPQDGFGGLSVLQAYQPTLMIFASSMMALQMLPVLLGQYRELGYLRRLRTTPVSPWQLLGALLVLMLLVTMAIGVLMAIVPLLVGVGEAARAPSILGVLLPTTLAFLAVGALIAAVIPSSRVAGGAGAALAAVMWFAAGMWFPRAMFPGWLAAIADWTPGGAAAAAMTDVAVGAAPGWQPFVCLALWFVVSLAIAVRAFRWE from the coding sequence ATGACCACCGTTTCCCTCACGAGTCCCCGCGCTGCCTCGACCTGGAGCGCCCTGCTCCGCACCGAGTCCCGGCTGCTGGCCCGCCAACCGGCCATCCTCATCTGGACGGTGATCCTGCCGGTTGCCGCGATCATCGTGATGGCTGCGATCCCGGCTGCACGACGTCCGCAGGACGGCTTCGGCGGCCTCTCGGTCCTGCAGGCCTATCAGCCGACCCTGATGATCTTCGCCTCGTCGATGATGGCGCTGCAGATGCTGCCGGTCCTGCTCGGGCAGTATCGCGAACTCGGATACCTGCGCCGGCTCCGCACCACGCCCGTCTCGCCCTGGCAACTCCTGGGCGCGCTGTTGGTCCTCATGCTGCTCGTCACGATGGCCATCGGCGTACTCATGGCCATCGTCCCCCTCCTCGTGGGGGTGGGCGAGGCCGCTCGGGCTCCCTCGATCCTCGGCGTACTCCTCCCCACCACTCTCGCCTTCCTGGCCGTCGGCGCCCTGATCGCCGCCGTGATTCCGAGCTCACGCGTCGCCGGTGGCGCGGGTGCTGCGTTGGCTGCGGTGATGTGGTTCGCCGCCGGGATGTGGTTCCCGCGGGCGATGTTCCCGGGTTGGCTCGCCGCCATCGCCGACTGGACGCCCGGCGGAGCGGCCGCTGCGGCCATGACGGATGTCGCCGTGGGCGCGGCGCCCGGTTGGCAGCCGTTCGTCTGCCTGGCGCTGTGGTTCGTCGTGTCGCTGGCCATCGCGGTTCGCGCCTTCCGCTGGGAGTGA
- a CDS encoding ABC transporter ATP-binding protein, with amino-acid sequence MALIEVRNVHKSYGAREVLRGIDLDITDGEVVGILGPNGAGKTTLVEAIGGLRTPDSGSISVADIDPTREDARLRQLVGMQLQQCRLPAKITPAEALDLFGSFYPEPRATEELLERFGLSDQRGQHFEKLSGGQQQRLSVALALIGRPRIAILDELTTGLDPAARREIWSYLDGLTAEGTTILLVTHSMEEAEYLCDRVAILDGGRIVAEGTPAEISGTGAAQVITFVPSATLDHEVLSGLPGITGVSLDNGRFTVTGDAAAPQTVLAALSGRAIRAEQLRIVTPSLDEAYLRATALALENPADASKEN; translated from the coding sequence ATGGCATTGATCGAGGTTCGGAACGTCCACAAGTCCTATGGCGCACGCGAGGTCCTGCGCGGCATCGACCTCGATATCACCGACGGTGAGGTCGTCGGCATTCTCGGCCCCAACGGTGCGGGCAAGACCACCCTGGTCGAGGCGATCGGCGGTTTGCGTACGCCCGATTCCGGCTCCATCTCTGTCGCCGACATCGATCCGACCCGTGAGGACGCCCGGCTCCGACAGCTCGTCGGGATGCAGCTGCAGCAGTGTCGACTCCCGGCGAAGATCACCCCGGCGGAGGCGCTCGACCTCTTCGGGTCGTTCTATCCCGAACCCCGTGCGACCGAGGAGCTGCTCGAGCGCTTCGGGCTGAGCGACCAGCGTGGGCAGCACTTCGAGAAGCTTTCGGGCGGGCAGCAACAACGACTCTCCGTCGCCCTCGCCCTGATCGGCCGGCCCCGCATCGCCATCCTCGACGAGCTCACGACTGGCCTCGATCCGGCGGCGCGTCGGGAGATCTGGTCCTATCTCGACGGGCTCACCGCCGAGGGCACGACGATCCTCCTCGTCACCCACTCGATGGAGGAGGCCGAATACCTCTGCGATCGCGTCGCGATCCTGGATGGCGGCCGGATCGTCGCGGAGGGTACGCCCGCGGAGATTTCCGGCACGGGCGCAGCGCAGGTCATCACGTTCGTGCCGTCCGCGACGCTCGACCACGAGGTGCTCTCCGGCCTGCCCGGCATTACCGGCGTCAGCCTGGACAACGGCCGGTTCACCGTCACCGGAGATGCGGCCGCACCCCAGACCGTCCTCGCAGCGCTCTCGGGGCGGGCCATCCGAGCCGAGCAGCTCCGCATCGTCACCCCGAGCCTCGATGAGGCGTACCTCCGAGCGACCGCCCTCGCGCTGGAGAACCCCGCCGACGCCTCGAAGGAGAACTGA
- a CDS encoding VOC family protein gives MAQQLNPYITFNGNCAEAMEFYATALGGTVQIMTFRDSGMDADGVMHSNVETPTGFHIFASDTMEGMPEVVVGNNIQLSLSGDDDAALRGYWDALVDGGQPIVPLEKQMWGDVYGQLVDRFGIRWHVNIGGQQA, from the coding sequence ATGGCTCAGCAGCTGAACCCCTACATCACGTTCAACGGCAACTGTGCGGAGGCGATGGAGTTCTATGCCACTGCGCTCGGTGGCACCGTCCAGATCATGACCTTCCGTGATTCGGGCATGGATGCCGACGGCGTCATGCATTCCAACGTGGAGACCCCGACCGGTTTCCACATCTTCGCGAGCGACACGATGGAGGGCATGCCCGAGGTTGTGGTCGGCAACAACATCCAGCTGAGCCTGTCGGGCGACGACGATGCGGCGCTGCGTGGTTACTGGGATGCCCTCGTCGACGGCGGCCAGCCGATCGTGCCGCTCGAGAAGCAGATGTGGGGCGATGTCTATGGTCAGCTCGTCGACCGGTTCGGCATTCGCTGGCATGTGAATATCGGGGGCCAGCAGGCCTGA
- the idi gene encoding isopentenyl-diphosphate Delta-isomerase, translating to MGSANQAEADEVVLLSEQGEPIGATARIPIHGPDTPLHLAFSSHLFNSRGQVLISRRAVSKVTWPGVWTNSCCGHPRPGEAIEDAVRRRVREELGLTVLSIAPGIPDFRYRAVDASGVVENEICPVFVARVADGDPVPAPDEVAEWEWVEWTDLVAAIEAVPRAFSPWSVRQVPALDPAVREMLTRGPDALPADPGVPLPPAARPSHDSLPRTPTPVATPASTVLAVDELLTRELDLLADEWHSHAGGIGVDVLPNDLPEWLRSLLVGRGKRFRVLMAHWGFVAAGGGAVAARAAMIRAAAALEALHLFALVHDDVMDEADSRRGQASAHRQAEAWHRQARGIGDPETFGRNLAILLGDLAYWLADRVAAPLVPPLADTWRTLNVELLVGQRGDLTGAAAARSDRDHASLVARLKSGRYTVQRPLLLGAQAAGGSAEVTEALWRYGGHVGQAFALRDEYLGVWGKPEETGKPAGNDLLEAKPTVLLSIARERLAGADAEVLQRLGSPGFGTDDVTQLAAAMRAAGVDAELERLIAVEHDQAVAVLDDPALDPAGIDGLRHAAGAVAWRTT from the coding sequence ATGGGCAGCGCGAACCAGGCTGAGGCCGACGAGGTCGTGCTCCTGAGCGAGCAGGGTGAGCCCATCGGCGCGACCGCGCGCATCCCAATCCATGGGCCCGACACCCCGCTGCATCTGGCCTTCTCGTCCCATCTGTTCAACAGCCGCGGCCAGGTTCTCATCAGCAGGCGAGCGGTCAGCAAGGTCACCTGGCCCGGAGTCTGGACCAACTCGTGCTGTGGGCACCCGCGTCCCGGTGAGGCGATCGAGGACGCGGTGCGACGGCGCGTACGCGAGGAGCTCGGCCTGACCGTCCTCTCCATCGCGCCCGGCATTCCGGATTTCCGCTATCGCGCCGTCGACGCCTCCGGGGTCGTGGAGAACGAGATCTGTCCGGTCTTCGTGGCCCGCGTCGCCGACGGCGACCCGGTGCCGGCCCCCGATGAGGTGGCCGAGTGGGAGTGGGTCGAGTGGACCGACCTGGTCGCCGCGATCGAGGCGGTGCCGCGGGCGTTCAGTCCCTGGTCGGTACGCCAGGTCCCGGCCCTCGACCCCGCCGTCCGGGAGATGCTCACCCGCGGGCCCGATGCCCTTCCTGCCGACCCGGGGGTCCCGCTGCCGCCGGCCGCGCGGCCGTCCCATGACTCGTTGCCCCGCACCCCCACTCCGGTCGCGACTCCTGCTTCCACCGTCCTTGCGGTGGACGAATTGCTGACCAGGGAACTCGACCTTCTGGCCGACGAATGGCATTCGCATGCGGGTGGGATCGGCGTGGACGTCCTCCCGAATGACCTGCCCGAATGGTTGCGCTCGTTGCTCGTGGGGCGTGGCAAGCGGTTTCGGGTCCTCATGGCCCATTGGGGTTTCGTTGCAGCCGGTGGGGGCGCGGTGGCGGCTCGGGCGGCCATGATCCGGGCGGCCGCGGCGTTGGAGGCCCTGCACCTGTTCGCGCTCGTCCATGATGACGTGATGGATGAGGCCGACTCGCGCCGCGGCCAGGCGTCGGCCCATCGCCAGGCGGAGGCCTGGCACCGGCAGGCGCGCGGCATCGGTGATCCCGAAACCTTCGGTCGCAACCTGGCCATCCTCCTCGGTGACCTCGCCTACTGGCTCGCCGACCGGGTCGCTGCGCCGCTCGTCCCGCCGCTTGCGGACACGTGGCGCACGCTGAATGTCGAGTTGCTGGTCGGCCAGCGCGGCGATCTCACCGGCGCGGCGGCTGCGCGTTCCGACCGTGACCACGCCTCGCTGGTCGCGCGCCTGAAGTCCGGTCGATACACGGTGCAGCGTCCGCTCCTGCTGGGCGCCCAGGCGGCCGGCGGTTCGGCCGAAGTCACCGAGGCACTGTGGCGTTATGGCGGCCACGTGGGTCAGGCGTTCGCGCTCCGCGACGAATATCTCGGTGTGTGGGGCAAGCCCGAGGAGACCGGCAAGCCCGCCGGCAACGACCTCCTCGAGGCCAAGCCCACCGTCCTGCTCTCGATCGCGCGCGAGCGTCTCGCGGGTGCCGATGCCGAGGTGCTGCAGCGGTTGGGCTCGCCCGGTTTCGGCACCGACGATGTCACGCAACTCGCAGCCGCGATGCGTGCCGCCGGTGTCGACGCCGAACTCGAACGCCTCATCGCTGTCGAGCACGATCAGGCTGTCGCGGTCCTCGACGATCCGGCCCTCGATCCGGCCGGGATCGACGGTCTCCGGCATGCTGCCGGGGCAGTGGCCTGGCGTACGACCTGA
- a CDS encoding isochorismatase family protein, which translates to MAPSLLLRADQSVLVLVDFQERLMPAIHDAAEVILRAGFLAEAASILGVPVIGTAQNPSRLGPNDPAIHVRCQTVVEKMTFSAGGSLDEVLVHLDARPDDLREIVIAGCETHVCLLQTALHLLESGRRVWVVADACGSRHPLDREAALSRLAAAGATVVTAEMVAFEWLETAENQSFKAVSALVKEL; encoded by the coding sequence ATGGCTCCTTCACTTCTCCTGCGTGCGGACCAGAGCGTGCTGGTCCTGGTCGACTTTCAGGAACGACTCATGCCGGCGATCCATGACGCCGCCGAGGTGATCCTCCGGGCCGGATTCCTGGCCGAGGCCGCCTCGATCCTCGGTGTCCCCGTCATCGGCACCGCGCAGAACCCATCCCGGCTCGGGCCCAACGACCCGGCGATCCACGTCCGCTGCCAGACGGTCGTGGAGAAGATGACGTTCAGCGCCGGCGGGTCGCTCGATGAGGTGCTGGTGCACCTCGATGCCAGGCCCGACGACCTGCGCGAGATCGTCATCGCGGGCTGCGAAACCCATGTGTGCCTGCTGCAGACCGCGTTGCATTTGCTCGAATCCGGTCGCCGCGTCTGGGTCGTCGCCGATGCCTGCGGCTCGCGGCACCCTCTTGATCGCGAGGCCGCGTTGTCCCGACTCGCCGCCGCCGGGGCCACCGTCGTCACCGCCGAGATGGTCGCGTTCGAGTGGCTCGAGACGGCCGAGAACCAGTCCTTCAAGGCAGTGTCCGCGCTGGTCAAGGAGCTGTAG
- a CDS encoding DUF2191 domain-containing protein — translation MRTTLEIDDDVLAVARAAAASHKISLGAAVSRLARKGIDCESRPRADFSYSPFPVLIGEPGHVVTDDLVAEHRDD, via the coding sequence ATGCGAACGACGTTGGAGATCGATGATGATGTCCTGGCCGTTGCCCGAGCTGCCGCAGCCAGCCACAAGATTTCCCTTGGGGCCGCAGTGAGCCGGCTGGCCCGCAAGGGAATCGACTGCGAATCCAGGCCGCGAGCCGATTTTTCCTACAGCCCGTTCCCCGTGTTGATCGGCGAGCCGGGCCATGTCGTGACAGATGATCTGGTGGCCGAACACCGCGATGACTGA
- a CDS encoding TA system VapC family ribonuclease toxin gives MTDRPVLFDVNALVALCVTSHLRHHDAHAFLSGVSRWATCPLTEAGLFRLLLNPLVVGAQRSVGEVHSVVGGFRNDPRWEFLADRTTLADPQVETRVLQGHRQVTDLHLINLARQEGVVLATFDRALLDWLDPRDRPLALLIQSREG, from the coding sequence ATGACTGACAGGCCAGTTCTGTTCGACGTAAATGCTCTGGTTGCCCTGTGCGTGACCAGTCATCTTCGGCATCATGATGCCCACGCTTTCCTGAGTGGGGTTTCCCGCTGGGCGACCTGTCCGCTGACCGAGGCCGGGTTGTTCCGGCTGCTTCTGAACCCCCTGGTTGTCGGGGCGCAGCGGTCGGTGGGAGAGGTGCACTCTGTTGTCGGGGGGTTTCGCAACGACCCTCGCTGGGAGTTTCTGGCTGATCGGACGACATTGGCCGACCCACAGGTTGAAACACGCGTATTGCAGGGCCATCGGCAGGTCACAGACCTCCACCTGATCAACCTGGCCCGTCAGGAGGGGGTGGTCCTCGCCACGTTCGACAGGGCTCTCCTGGACTGGCTGGATCCACGCGATCGCCCCCTGGCGCTGCTCATCCAGTCTCGCGAGGGTTAG
- a CDS encoding AAA family ATPase, with protein sequence MIIWLNGAFGVGKTQTAHELGRRVAGAYVSDPEVLGFALHRMLPGPARGDFQDLPEWREGVRRALRRAAEADRAPLIVPMTLVRDEYFDEIIGGLRADGVDVRHYALVASPATLRRRLQRRSAYVLGKLIGRDETWGIQQIERCVRALEQERYATHVDTENRSIAEVAEHIAADLGLPLVRPRLGPIAAPLTRLGVAVRHIRT encoded by the coding sequence GTGATCATCTGGCTGAACGGCGCCTTCGGTGTCGGGAAGACGCAGACTGCGCACGAGCTCGGGCGACGGGTGGCGGGGGCGTACGTCTCCGATCCCGAGGTCCTCGGGTTCGCCCTGCATCGCATGCTGCCCGGACCGGCGCGCGGCGACTTTCAGGACCTGCCCGAGTGGCGCGAGGGCGTACGCCGAGCTCTGCGCCGAGCGGCCGAGGCTGATCGTGCGCCTTTGATTGTCCCGATGACGCTGGTCCGGGACGAGTACTTCGACGAGATCATCGGCGGTCTGCGAGCGGATGGGGTGGACGTGCGGCATTACGCGCTTGTGGCGTCGCCCGCCACGTTGCGCCGACGGCTCCAGCGGCGTTCGGCGTACGTCCTCGGGAAGCTGATCGGCAGGGACGAAACCTGGGGCATCCAGCAGATCGAACGCTGTGTGCGGGCGTTGGAGCAGGAGAGGTACGCCACCCATGTCGACACCGAGAACAGGTCGATCGCAGAGGTCGCGGAGCACATCGCCGCGGACCTGGGCCTGCCGCTCGTTCGGCCGCGCCTGGGACCGATCGCGGCGCCCCTCACCCGACTGGGCGTTGCCGTCCGCCACATCAGAACCTAA